The Oncorhynchus masou masou isolate Uvic2021 chromosome 6, UVic_Omas_1.1, whole genome shotgun sequence genome has a window encoding:
- the LOC135541832 gene encoding ras-related protein Rab-5B-like codes for MAGRPSRPSGQPQSSKVSQFKLVLLGETSVGKSSLLLQFVKGQYQDFGESTIGAAFLTQMVSVDSAMVKFEIWDTAGQERYHSLAPMYYRGAQAAIVVYDITNTETFVRAKAWVSELQKQASTNMVIALAGNKADWSANRAVEYTDGQGYAADNSLLFMETSAKTAMNVNNLFLAIAKKLPKSEPLGGVAGSAGVRGGPPVDLRQPTQTSPAQCCGN; via the exons ATGGCAGGGCGCCCATCCCGACCCAGTGGCCAGCCTCAGTCCAGTAAGGTGAGCCAGTTTAAATTGGTTCTACTGGGGGAGACATCAGTGGGGAAGTCCAGCCTGCTGCTGCAGTTTGTCAAAGGCCAGTACCAGGACTTCGGGGAGAGCACCATTGGGG CGGCCTTTCTGACTCAGATGGTGAGTGTGGACAGTGCCATGGTGAAGTTTGAGATCTGGGACACGGCTGGTCAGGAACGCTACCACAGCCTGGCACCTATGTACTACAGAGGAGCTCAGGCAGCCATAGTGGTCTATGACATTACCAACACA GAGACCTTTGTACGAGCCAAAGCCTGGGTGAGCGAGCTCCAGAAACAGGCCAGTACAAACATGGTGATAGCCTTAGCGGGCAACAAAGCTGATTGGTCTGCTAACAGAGCAGTGGAGTATACG GATGGTCAGGGTTATGCTGCtgacaacagtcttctcttcatGGAGACCTCTGCCAAGACAGCCATGAATGTCAACAACCTCTTCCTGGCCATAG CCAAGAAACTGCCCAAGAGTGAGCCACTGGGTGGAGTAGCTGGCAGTGCTGGGGTTCGAGGAGGACCTCCAGTGGACCTCAGACAGCCTACCCAGACCAGCCCTGCCCAGTGCTGTGGAAACTGA